Proteins encoded by one window of Lycium barbarum isolate Lr01 chromosome 11, ASM1917538v2, whole genome shotgun sequence:
- the LOC132618077 gene encoding probable helicase MAGATAMA 3 isoform X1 produces the protein MANTTNKKKEKKVPGLVDLVFSWSLKDVLNKDLYRDKVKDIPETLESIDQYLRSFVTPLVEETHADLLSNLSTVWRAPALEVLDVKISKDFKPPKGLYYNILLKRTQEGEGEKSEAKNESKYKPEVGDLIALTDVRPRRIEDLNRPKRSYIIAIVQGMKNEDLDRIPILSSQLIPFQKPDRAKGEHGDKLFIVYLSNLTTNIRIWNALHSDLENANLEIIKTVLKSDPDIGEVDCSLCSVREPKTNAALSISRAIAQSFELDNAQQEAVVSCIATRECAHRNMVKLIWGPPGTGKTKTVASLLYVLLQMKCRTLTCAPTNIAVLGVTKRLMQNVKHFPQYDTYGLGDIVLFGNGERMKIDDHEDLFDVFLDNRVAALVSCLSPYNGWRIGIQSMTCLLEDPKEQYHKYLEKQKDKDHDSDDTEDIDDEEEEEKGSVTSQVSILGEKDGKINDQGLKKNRKSKLWKKFVLDTLKENKKNDKQNSQKRNNSKATDEANKVKNKGEASNKEAVVWTFEEFVNKRFKWIHNKLIFCLTSLYTHLPTSFISLEVATEMIRLLEMLQTLGKLSATVEPSEGLREILPGFVTRNKTRLFNIRAMKTECIKVLKFLNESISLPNFIEDYQIRSFCLKGACLIFCTASSSMKLHTKGMTPMEMVVIDEAAQLKECESTIPLQLPGLRHAILIGDEKQLPAMVQSKICEKAEFGRSLFERLVILGHKKHLLNVQYRMHPKISMFPNREFYQKKIMDGPNVKGAEYEKRFLKGNMFGSYSFINVSTGSEEVDDKHSTRNKAEAFVVAEILANLHKEFVSSKQKVRVGCISPYKAQVYAIQQILGKTYSTDVKSDFSVNVRSVDGFQGGEEDVIIISTVRCNLGGSVGFLSNLQRANVALTRARYCLWILGNGTTLVNSGSIWKNLVIDAKARGCYFDVTEDNRLNQANLNATTEFGRLEMLLRTDSSIFQTAKWKVIFCEDFSKSIALIRDVEISKEVVSLLVKLSSGWRKSEKNSTFNNKGGNSSVLLEVYGVRHLKLIWTIDIQQQNSTYVQVLKIWDILPGYHIPKLAKALDIHFSKYTVDMMNRCKYKRVERNFVFPMTWPIDGNVVSRTSSAHDDREDNLARQLGGMSLRDKPGSSRSFNYQCGTLFAHPTISPSN, from the exons ATGGCAAACACGACaaacaagaaaaaagagaaaaaagttcCTGGTTTAGTGGATTTGGTGTTTTCTTGGTCTTTAAAGGATGTGTTGAACAAAGATCTTTACAGAGACAAG GTTAAAGATATTCCAGAGACACTTGAGTCGATTGATCAATACCTAAGGTCATTCGTTACTCCACTTGTTGAAGAAACACATGCTGATTTGCTCTCAAATTTGTCCACAGTTTGGCGAGCCCCTGCACTCGAGGTTCTTGATGTTAAAATATCAAAAGACTTTAAGCCTCCCAAAGGTTTATATTacaatattttgttgaaaagaaCACAAGAGGGAGAAGGAGAGAAAAGTGAAGCAAAAAATGAATCGAAATACAAGCCAGAGGTTGGTGATCTGATCGCGCTAACAGATGTGAGACCAAGAAGAATTGAGGATTTGAACAGGCCTAAGAGATCTTATATCATTGCTATTGTTCAAGGGATGAAAAATGAAGATTTAGACAGGATACCTATCCTATCTTCACAGCTTATTCCGTTTCAGAAACCGGATAGGGCAAAGGGTGAACATGGGGACAAGCTTTTTATCGTGTATCTTTCTAATTTAACAACGAATATTCGAATATGGAATGCATTGCATTCAGACCTTGAAAATGCAAATTTGGAGATCATTAAGACCGTGTTGAAAAGTGATCCGGATATT GGTGAAGTTGACTGCTCCCTTTGCTCCGTTAGAGAACCTAAAACTAATGCTGCTTTATCAATTTCAAGAGCCATTGCTCAGTCCTTTGAGCTAGACAATGCTCAACAAGAGGCTGTTGTAAGTTGTATTGCTACAAGAGAATGTGCTCACCGGAATATGGTAAAGCTAATTTGGGGTCCTCCCGGAACCGGGAAGACCAAAACAGTTGCCTCTTTACTTTATGTCCTGTTACAGATGAAATGCAGAACTTTGACCTGTGCACCCACGAACATTGCTGTGTTAGGAGTTACAAAGAGGCTGATGCAGAATGTAAAACACTTTCCACAATATGACACATATGGTTTAGGAGACATCGTCTTATTTGGTAATGGGGAAAGAATGAAGATCGATGATCATGAAGATCTGTTCGATGTATTTCTTGACAACCGTGTTGCTGCTCTTGTTAGTTGCTTGTCTCCGTATAATGGTTGGAGAATTGGTATACAGTCTATGACATGTTTGCTTGAGGATCCCAAAGAGCAATATCATAAGTACTTAGAAAAGCAAAAGGATAAGGACCATGACAGTGATGATACAGAGGATATAGATGATGAGGAAGAGGAAGAAAAAGGAAGTGTTACTAGTCAAGTATCTATTTTGGGCGAAAAAGATGGAAAGATCAACGACCAAGGActcaaaaaaaatagaaagagtaAGTTGTGGAAGAAATTTGTCCTTGACACCTTAAAAGAGAACAAGAAGAACGATAAACAAAATTCTCAAAAGAGGAACAACTCGAAAGCAACTGACGAAGCGAACAAGGTCAAGAACAAAGGGGAGGCGAGCAACAAAGAAGCCGTTGTGTGGACATTTGAGGAGTTTGTTAACAAAAGATTCAAATGGATCCACAACAAGTTAATATTTTGCCTAACGAGCTTGTACACACATCTACCTACTTCTTTCATTTCACTGGAAGTAGCAACTGAAATGATCAGACTACTTGAGATGCTTCAAACTCTTGGAAAATTGTCTGCTACTGTGGAACCATCTGAAGGATTAAGAGAAATTCTACCGGGATTTGTTACAAGGAATAAGACAAGACTTTTTAATATTCGTGCAATGAAAACAGAATGCATAAAAGTATTGAAATTTCTTAACGAAAGTATCTCTCTTCCCAATTTCATCGAGGACTACCAAATCCGAAGTTTTTGTCTGAAAGGTGCGTGTTTGATTTTCTGCACGGCTTCTAGCTCAATGAAGTTGCACACAAAAGGAATGACGCCAATGGAGATGGTGGTAATTGATGAAGCCGCTCAGCTGAAAGAATGTGAATCCACTATTCCTTTACAACTCCCCGGTCTCCGCCATGCTATACTCATCGGAGATGAGAAACAATTGCCTGCAATGGTTCAGAGCAAG ATCTGTGAGAAGGCAGAGTTCGGCAGGAGCTTATTTGAAAGGCTAGTAATTTTAGGACACAAGAAGCACCTTCTCAATGTTCAATATAGGATGCATCCGAAAATAAGTATGTTCCCGAATAGAGAGTTCTATCAGAAGAAAATTATGGATGGTCCTAATGTGAAAGGAGCAGAATATGAGAAGAGATTTCTTAAAGGAAATATGTTTGGCTCCTATTCATTCATTAACGTAAGTACTGGAAGTGAGGAGGTTGATGACAAACACAGCACGAGAAATAAGGCAGAAGCTTTTGTTGTAGCTGAGATACTTGCCAACCTTCACAAAG AATTTGTCTCTTCAAAACAAAAAGTTCGTGTTGGTTGTATATCTCCTTACAAGGCTCAAGTTTATGCTATTCAACAAATTCTTGGCAAGACATATAGCACAGATGTTAAGAGTGACTTCTCAGTGAACGTACGCTCCGTTGATGGTTTTCAAGGTGGTGAAGAGGATGTGATAATTATCTCTACTGTTCGTTGTAATCTTGGTGGATCAGTTGGTTTCCTCTCTAACCTTCAGAGAGCTAACGTGGCACTGACACGAGCAAG ATACTGCCTTTGGATATTGGGAAATGGCACAACTTTGGTTAACAGTGGTTCCATATGGAAGAATTTAGTCATTGATGCCAAGGCTCGTGGCTGTTACTTTGATGTTACTGAAGACAACCGATTGAATCAAGCAAATTTGAATGCGACCACTGAATTTGGCCGGCTAGAAATGTTACTCAGAACGGACTCCTCTATATTCCAAACAGCCAAGTGGAAG GTTATATTTTGCGAGGATTTCTCAAAGTCCATCGCTTTAATTAGGGATGTGGAGATCAGTAAGGAAGTGGTTTCCCTTTTGGTGAAACTTTCAAGTGGTTGGCGTAAGTCGGAAAAGAACAGCACATTCAACAACAAGGGCGGGAATTCTTCTGTACTGTTGGAGGTGTATGGTGTCAGGCACCTAAAACTGATTTGGACTATAGATATTCAGCAGCAGAACTCGACGTACGTTCAAGTATTAAAGATATGGGATATTTTACCAGGATATCATATACCAAAGTTGGCCAAGGCCCTTGACATCCATTTTAGTAAATATACAGTGGATATGATGAATCGTTGCAAATACAAACGTGTGGAAAG GAACTTTGTATTTCCAATGACTTGGCCAATTGATGGAAATGTTGTCTCAAGAACTAGCTCGGCTCATGATGACCGAGAAGACAACTTGGCACGTCAATTGGGAGGGATGAGTTTGAGGGATAAACCAGGatcttcaagaagtttcaa ctaccaatgtggtactttgttcgcacacccaacaatctccccctcgaactaa
- the LOC132618077 gene encoding probable helicase MAGATAMA 3 isoform X2, with translation MANTTNKKKEKKVPGLVDLVFSWSLKDVLNKDLYRDKVKDIPETLESIDQYLRSFVTPLVEETHADLLSNLSTVWRAPALEVLDVKISKDFKPPKGLYYNILLKRTQEGEGEKSEAKNESKYKPEVGDLIALTDVRPRRIEDLNRPKRSYIIAIVQGMKNEDLDRIPILSSQLIPFQKPDRAKGEHGDKLFIVYLSNLTTNIRIWNALHSDLENANLEIIKTVLKSDPDIGEVDCSLCSVREPKTNAALSISRAIAQSFELDNAQQEAVVSCIATRECAHRNMVKLIWGPPGTGKTKTVASLLYVLLQMKCRTLTCAPTNIAVLGVTKRLMQNVKHFPQYDTYGLGDIVLFGNGERMKIDDHEDLFDVFLDNRVAALVSCLSPYNGWRIGIQSMTCLLEDPKEQYHKYLEKQKDKDHDSDDTEDIDDEEEEEKGSVTSQVSILGEKDGKINDQGLKKNRKSKLWKKFVLDTLKENKKNDKQNSQKRNNSKATDEANKVKNKGEASNKEAVVWTFEEFVNKRFKWIHNKLIFCLTSLYTHLPTSFISLEVATEMIRLLEMLQTLGKLSATVEPSEGLREILPGFVTRNKTRLFNIRAMKTECIKVLKFLNESISLPNFIEDYQIRSFCLKGACLIFCTASSSMKLHTKGMTPMEMVVIDEAAQLKECESTIPLQLPGLRHAILIGDEKQLPAMVQSKICEKAEFGRSLFERLVILGHKKHLLNVQYRMHPKISMFPNREFYQKKIMDGPNVKGAEYEKRFLKGNMFGSYSFINVSTGSEEVDDKHSTRNKAEAFVVAEILANLHKEFVSSKQKVRVGCISPYKAQVYAIQQILGKTYSTDVKSDFSVNVRSVDGFQGGEEDVIIISTVRCNLGGSVGFLSNLQRANVALTRARYCLWILGNGTTLVNSGSIWKNLVIDAKARGCYFDVTEDNRLNQANLNATTEFGRLEMLLRTDSSIFQTAKWKVIFCEDFSKSIALIRDVEISKEVVSLLVKLSSGWRKSEKNSTFNNKGGNSSVLLEVYGVRHLKLIWTIDIQQQNSTYVQVLKIWDILPGYHIPKLAKALDIHFSKYTVDMMNRCKYKRVERNFVFPMTWPIDGNVVSRTSSAHDDREDNLARQLGGMSLRDKPGSSRSFNYSWYYSLPG, from the exons ATGGCAAACACGACaaacaagaaaaaagagaaaaaagttcCTGGTTTAGTGGATTTGGTGTTTTCTTGGTCTTTAAAGGATGTGTTGAACAAAGATCTTTACAGAGACAAG GTTAAAGATATTCCAGAGACACTTGAGTCGATTGATCAATACCTAAGGTCATTCGTTACTCCACTTGTTGAAGAAACACATGCTGATTTGCTCTCAAATTTGTCCACAGTTTGGCGAGCCCCTGCACTCGAGGTTCTTGATGTTAAAATATCAAAAGACTTTAAGCCTCCCAAAGGTTTATATTacaatattttgttgaaaagaaCACAAGAGGGAGAAGGAGAGAAAAGTGAAGCAAAAAATGAATCGAAATACAAGCCAGAGGTTGGTGATCTGATCGCGCTAACAGATGTGAGACCAAGAAGAATTGAGGATTTGAACAGGCCTAAGAGATCTTATATCATTGCTATTGTTCAAGGGATGAAAAATGAAGATTTAGACAGGATACCTATCCTATCTTCACAGCTTATTCCGTTTCAGAAACCGGATAGGGCAAAGGGTGAACATGGGGACAAGCTTTTTATCGTGTATCTTTCTAATTTAACAACGAATATTCGAATATGGAATGCATTGCATTCAGACCTTGAAAATGCAAATTTGGAGATCATTAAGACCGTGTTGAAAAGTGATCCGGATATT GGTGAAGTTGACTGCTCCCTTTGCTCCGTTAGAGAACCTAAAACTAATGCTGCTTTATCAATTTCAAGAGCCATTGCTCAGTCCTTTGAGCTAGACAATGCTCAACAAGAGGCTGTTGTAAGTTGTATTGCTACAAGAGAATGTGCTCACCGGAATATGGTAAAGCTAATTTGGGGTCCTCCCGGAACCGGGAAGACCAAAACAGTTGCCTCTTTACTTTATGTCCTGTTACAGATGAAATGCAGAACTTTGACCTGTGCACCCACGAACATTGCTGTGTTAGGAGTTACAAAGAGGCTGATGCAGAATGTAAAACACTTTCCACAATATGACACATATGGTTTAGGAGACATCGTCTTATTTGGTAATGGGGAAAGAATGAAGATCGATGATCATGAAGATCTGTTCGATGTATTTCTTGACAACCGTGTTGCTGCTCTTGTTAGTTGCTTGTCTCCGTATAATGGTTGGAGAATTGGTATACAGTCTATGACATGTTTGCTTGAGGATCCCAAAGAGCAATATCATAAGTACTTAGAAAAGCAAAAGGATAAGGACCATGACAGTGATGATACAGAGGATATAGATGATGAGGAAGAGGAAGAAAAAGGAAGTGTTACTAGTCAAGTATCTATTTTGGGCGAAAAAGATGGAAAGATCAACGACCAAGGActcaaaaaaaatagaaagagtaAGTTGTGGAAGAAATTTGTCCTTGACACCTTAAAAGAGAACAAGAAGAACGATAAACAAAATTCTCAAAAGAGGAACAACTCGAAAGCAACTGACGAAGCGAACAAGGTCAAGAACAAAGGGGAGGCGAGCAACAAAGAAGCCGTTGTGTGGACATTTGAGGAGTTTGTTAACAAAAGATTCAAATGGATCCACAACAAGTTAATATTTTGCCTAACGAGCTTGTACACACATCTACCTACTTCTTTCATTTCACTGGAAGTAGCAACTGAAATGATCAGACTACTTGAGATGCTTCAAACTCTTGGAAAATTGTCTGCTACTGTGGAACCATCTGAAGGATTAAGAGAAATTCTACCGGGATTTGTTACAAGGAATAAGACAAGACTTTTTAATATTCGTGCAATGAAAACAGAATGCATAAAAGTATTGAAATTTCTTAACGAAAGTATCTCTCTTCCCAATTTCATCGAGGACTACCAAATCCGAAGTTTTTGTCTGAAAGGTGCGTGTTTGATTTTCTGCACGGCTTCTAGCTCAATGAAGTTGCACACAAAAGGAATGACGCCAATGGAGATGGTGGTAATTGATGAAGCCGCTCAGCTGAAAGAATGTGAATCCACTATTCCTTTACAACTCCCCGGTCTCCGCCATGCTATACTCATCGGAGATGAGAAACAATTGCCTGCAATGGTTCAGAGCAAG ATCTGTGAGAAGGCAGAGTTCGGCAGGAGCTTATTTGAAAGGCTAGTAATTTTAGGACACAAGAAGCACCTTCTCAATGTTCAATATAGGATGCATCCGAAAATAAGTATGTTCCCGAATAGAGAGTTCTATCAGAAGAAAATTATGGATGGTCCTAATGTGAAAGGAGCAGAATATGAGAAGAGATTTCTTAAAGGAAATATGTTTGGCTCCTATTCATTCATTAACGTAAGTACTGGAAGTGAGGAGGTTGATGACAAACACAGCACGAGAAATAAGGCAGAAGCTTTTGTTGTAGCTGAGATACTTGCCAACCTTCACAAAG AATTTGTCTCTTCAAAACAAAAAGTTCGTGTTGGTTGTATATCTCCTTACAAGGCTCAAGTTTATGCTATTCAACAAATTCTTGGCAAGACATATAGCACAGATGTTAAGAGTGACTTCTCAGTGAACGTACGCTCCGTTGATGGTTTTCAAGGTGGTGAAGAGGATGTGATAATTATCTCTACTGTTCGTTGTAATCTTGGTGGATCAGTTGGTTTCCTCTCTAACCTTCAGAGAGCTAACGTGGCACTGACACGAGCAAG ATACTGCCTTTGGATATTGGGAAATGGCACAACTTTGGTTAACAGTGGTTCCATATGGAAGAATTTAGTCATTGATGCCAAGGCTCGTGGCTGTTACTTTGATGTTACTGAAGACAACCGATTGAATCAAGCAAATTTGAATGCGACCACTGAATTTGGCCGGCTAGAAATGTTACTCAGAACGGACTCCTCTATATTCCAAACAGCCAAGTGGAAG GTTATATTTTGCGAGGATTTCTCAAAGTCCATCGCTTTAATTAGGGATGTGGAGATCAGTAAGGAAGTGGTTTCCCTTTTGGTGAAACTTTCAAGTGGTTGGCGTAAGTCGGAAAAGAACAGCACATTCAACAACAAGGGCGGGAATTCTTCTGTACTGTTGGAGGTGTATGGTGTCAGGCACCTAAAACTGATTTGGACTATAGATATTCAGCAGCAGAACTCGACGTACGTTCAAGTATTAAAGATATGGGATATTTTACCAGGATATCATATACCAAAGTTGGCCAAGGCCCTTGACATCCATTTTAGTAAATATACAGTGGATATGATGAATCGTTGCAAATACAAACGTGTGGAAAG GAACTTTGTATTTCCAATGACTTGGCCAATTGATGGAAATGTTGTCTCAAGAACTAGCTCGGCTCATGATGACCGAGAAGACAACTTGGCACGTCAATTGGGAGGGATGAGTTTGAGGGATAAACCAGGatcttcaagaagtttcaa TTATTCTTGGTACTATTCACTGCCTGGTTAA